The DNA region CCAGCACTGGGTGCCCCACATGCCCCCACACTGCTGCCTGTCTCTTGAACAACTCCCCTGTTCCCCTCTCCAACCTTCTCTCACTTCTGAGATCCCTGAGGGAAGAAAGGGTAGTCCTGTCCTACTGGGGAAGGCCTGCTTTGCCTTGTCTTCGTGGCACTACTCGTTTTCTACATTAGCAAGAGGAAAAAACAGAGGAGTAGGAGAAATGGTGAGGAGTTGGAGATAAGAGGGAAGAGAGTGACCCCTGAGGAAAGGGGCTGGAAGCCCCACCAAATTCCAGGCTCAACTCCTCAAAATCCAGCCACgtcccaaactcttccaatacCTGGTCATCGTTCCCAAGTACCCGCACATCGTCCCAGGCCTCCTGGCCACCGTGTCCAGCACCAGCAGAAGAAGAGGCCTCCTCCTACCCTGGGCAAACAAGTTCACCTGCAAAaaggccctcccctccccaagcctCGAGTTCAAACGAAACCTCCCTGTGAGGCTGAAGAAAACTCATAACTGTCTCCTGACGCGGCTGTCCTCTTCCTCTaattaaaagagattaaaaaccATCCtttcccataaaaaaaaaaactggcaaagCGGGGAGCCTCTGTGCCCCGGGGGTTCTGGGAGGTGGCTAGTTGCCAGGAGCCCTCAGGGTCCAGACCCCTGTAGTCTTGGTATAAGGAGCAATAGCAGAAGAGAGGAGAACATTAGGAGACACTGAAGCTGCCCCTGAAACGCCAGTTGTCCAAGGGAACCccggaggaagaggaaggggttATGGATGGGAGCACTCCTTGAGTGCTGTCCACTGTCCATGGGAGCAGCCCTGCCATGGCCAGCTTTGGGCTAGGCCTCCTGGTGCTGCTGCTGACCACCCATCCTGAGCCCTCGAAGGCTCAGCACTGCTCCCACAGCTGGCACCCTGAAGGAAAGCCAGCCTCCAGCTCACTCCATGACCCCCAACATACTCCTGGGCCCCCAGGTGAGTTGAAGGGTCTTCCCAGCCTAAGTGAGAAGAAGGTGCTGGCTGGGGCTCTTTCATCTACCTCAAGCCTTGGGTGGCGGTGGGGAGGGCAGGCTGCAGCCTCAGCTCCCTTCTAAGGAAGGGTTCTGGGCACTGCAGCTCACAGCCCAGGCCAAATTGTCCCCAACCTCCCAAGCAATGTTCTGGCTCCCCCTGAGGACAGTGTGCCCTGGGAGAGTAGGACCATGGCCCGGTGGCTCCAGCACAGGAAGCAGCACCTGGTGCAGACACTGCTGGTAAGTAAGCTAAGAActggctgggggtgagggggaatGATACACCActgagttatttatttacttttggctgccttgggtcttttttgctgtgtgcgggatttctctagttgcggcgagggggggctactcttcgttgcggtgcgcaggtttctcattgtggtggcttctcgttgcggagcacgggctctaggcgcatgggcttcagtatgtggcacatgggctcagtagttgtggctcgctggcttagctgctcctcagcatgtgggatcttcccagaccagggctcgaatccgtgtcccctgcattggcaggcggattcttaaccactgtgccaacagggaagccccaatcctaGACAATTTATGATGAAATACTATGTTAGACTAAAGTAAAAGATTAGAAGTCACTAGTGGAGTAGGAGGTACTACAAACCTCCGTAAATAGGACAGTGGCGGCTGTGAAGTCCCCTAGGCTTCTAGACAGCCAAGGGAAGCCAGTGTGGCTCAAGGTGGGCAGACCCACAGCCAGTGGAAAGAGGTGAGGGGTGCGACCTCACTCTGCAGTACGGCCCCGATAACCAGGTGGTCATTGATACGTGCACTGGGAATGACTCAGTGATTGCAGAGCTCCCCAAGGCCAATAGCAGAAGACAGGTGTAGGGAGATGGTTAATTATTTTGCAAATTGTATTTTAAAGTGCACCACGGGAGCACGATAACTAAAGGAGAAAGCGTAAATTCCTATAAGGCAAGACCTTATCGCCTAATTTCAGTCGGTGTGAGCTCGGGTTTTTAGGTATCAGGTGGGCAACGCCTGTAAGCCCAATGAGCTAGAGAACCCGCAGGATGGGTCTTCTAGGAGGCTAGGGGGCGTCCGCAGGACGTGGGAGCCACAACACCGGCCGTCGGTCAATCCTGCGCAGCGAGGCCAAGCTGGGAGacgagggaagaggagggggcgGGTAAGGCCGCCGCTCGGCGGTCAGGTGACCAGAGCGTCCGGGGGAATGATTGCCCCCTCCTCCCGCAGACCCGACCCCGAGCGCCGCGCCCCGCTGCCCTCCAGTAAAAGGTGTGAGGTCGCTGAAGTTGTTGCATCCTTTGTCCCCTCTCTCTCCATTGAGACCCTTCCCCGGGTGGGGGCTGGAGGAATGCAGGTCGGAACCCGGTCCCGCAGGGAGGACACAGCCAGGTTCCGGGGAGCGGGGGCGGACGCAAATGTCAGCGGGCAACAGAGGGTGGGGGCGGAGCCCGCGGACTACGCGTCCCGTGGTGCCCCGCGGCCACTTCCGGGCCCCAGTGATGCCCTGCGGCGCGCCGGACGCTAGGCGGTCAGGCCATGCTTCGTGCGCTGAGCGCCCTGGGCGCGCGGCCCATGGGCCGGCCCCCAGCCCCGTTTCTGCTCCCCGTGCGCTGCCGCAAGACCCGCCACGACCCGCCGGCCAAGTCTAAGGTCGGGCGCGTGGCGACCCCACCCGCTGTGGATCCTGCGGAATTCTTCGTGCTGACGGAGCGTTACCGGCAGTACCGCCAGACGGTGCGCGCCCTCAGGTGTGTGTGACGGAGGGGGAGGCGGTGCCGTCCGGCGTGTGTGTTAGGGCGGGCAGGCGAAGAGAGTGCCGACCTTGGGCGCGTCTCCGTCCAGGCTGGAGTTCGTGTCCGAGGTGCGCAAGAAGGTGCACGAGGCCCGGGCCGGGGTCTTGGCAGAGCGCAAGGCACTGGAGGACGCCGCTGAGCACCGCGAGCTGATGGCCTGGAACCAGGCGGAGAACCAGCGACTGCGCGAGCTGCGGTGAGTGGGGCGGGAGGCGAAGCGGGGATGCCTTGCCGGCCGGGAGACACCCACCCACGCTCAATCTCGGCCTGTCACTCCTCCCAGGATGGCCAGGCTGCGGCAGGAGGCGCGGGAGCAGGAGCGGCGGCAGGCGGAGGAGGAGGCCCGGCAGGCCCGAGAGGCGCAGGCTTGGGCGCAGCTCAAGGAGCGTGAAGTGCTGCAGCTGCAGGTGGGCCGTGTCTCCAGAGGGTGGGGCTGCAGGCCGCGAACTCCGCCGGTGCCGCGAGTCCTGCGCGCAGCcaggtgggggaggtggggccCCCGGCTACATGCAGAGGGAAGAGAGTAGCCTTGAGTCTTGACACGGGGTTAGCAGGTGAGGATTTGGAAGAGGAGGCGTGCAGGGAGAGTGCCTGTCAGGCGCGAAGACCCGGAGGTGAGAGTTGACACCGCAGTGTTCACTTGGCTAGCCACTGTCTGTGAGACTGGCCCCCGCGTTCCCCAAGGAGTTTATATTTTGCCGTGAGGGTGGGAAAGTCACCGAAGGGTTTAAACATTTTGGCCTGGGATGGCAGGTGTGAGACTtaaaagcagggagaccagttagaagTGATCCAGCGAGAATGGATGAGGCTTGAGTTAAAGTAATGGAGAAGGACAGTttgagagagattgagagatcTAGGCAATATTGAGAGACTGATTCCACCCAGTGAATTGTCACAGCTGGTGTGTCTGGGTTTTGGCCGAAGTGTCCAGGGGATGATTGTCTAAGAGAACTGTATGTGGCAAAGCTGCCTGATGTTCTTCCACTGGAAGGTCAGCGGGGTGCCCAGAGAAGACCTGGGCTGCAGACATCTTTCCCACAGGAGAGCTGGAGCCCCTCCCTCAGTGGGCTAAAGGCTAGCAGGCATGTTCTGAGGGCTTCCATTCAGTTGGCCTTCTCTCTTCCAATAGGAGGAAGCAAAAAACTTCATCACCCGAGAGAACCTGGAGGCGCGGGTGGAAGAAGCCTTGGACTCCCCCAAGAGTTACAATTGGGCCATCACCAGAGAGGGGCTGGTGGTCAGGCCACAGCACAAGGGCTCCTGAGGGCCCAGTAAGGACAGTGTCCACCCAGGGACCGTGGGGGTAGGGGGGTTGGGCCTGATCTGGAATAAAGCAGTTGTTTCTCATGAAGAAGGAGGCTCTACCTATTCCAGTGCAGCCTTCACTTTGGGCCTCAGCACCCACCACTTGGTCAGAAACTCCACACACACAGTGCCCTGTTCTGCACCCATGTACAACTCTTAGCAAAGCACCAGACCTTAGAAGTTTCCATCTCACAGAGGAGCATAGTCCCCTCGGCAGCCAGGTCATCTCCTGAGTATCCTCAAGGTCCAGTGGTTGGCATATTGCAGTccttgggccaaatctggcctattgcttctttttgtaaataaagtgtattggaacacagccacagtTATTCATTGACTGCTCTCTTACTACAATGGCAGAGATGAGCAGGTGCAACAGAGACCTTATGActtgcaaagtctaaaatattgttatatgcctttttaaattgaaatatacttgatttacaatgttttgttagtttcaggtgtgcggcagagtgattgagttatacatctattcttttttagattcctttccattataggttattacaagataatataattccctgtgctgtacagtaggtccttgctgcttatctgttttatatatagtaatgtgtatattttaatcccaaactgcaCCCCCCCCCGattatatgactttttttttttttggagggccGTACCATGCGGCATGCAGAgcttcccctaccagggatcagacctgtgcctcctgcagtggaagtgcagagtctgaaccactggaccaccagggaagtcctatatgactttttacagaaaaagtttgttgatCTAGGGCTTTCAGGCTCCAGCAAGGAGCAGGTATCACCCAGTAACTGAGCCACAAAGTAGCCATTGGCCAAAGATCTGCTTCTGCTTGACCCTGAGTTTTGCTGGCCAGGGTCTGGTGTGCCCAAGACACAAAAGGCAAGAAGACCCCATTTCTTCTGGTGACCCTCTCCACCTTTGGCCTCAGTGACCCACATTTACCCTGGCAGTGCCAGCTTCCTTGGACCTCACACCAGATTGGTGCTGGCAGAGGCTTGATTGACCTTTATAAGGTCGGTGTGGCTTGTCAAGCACTTGGAGCAAACCAGAAATACTTGCGATTAAAGTTCACAAGgttgggaacttccctggtggtccagtgggtaagactccgtgctcccaatggagggggcccgggttcaatccctggttgggaatctagatcctgcatgcatgccacagctacgagtccgcatgccacaactaaaagatcccgcaggcctcaactaagacccggtgcagcctaaataaataaatattaaaataaagttcACAAGGTTGAATAAGTGAGCATACAGATCCACAGCCCCTACTCAGGTGCAGGCCCTCCAAGAGCATCCAGGGTGAGGAAGAGACATGTTTCTCTGAGCCAGAGCTTATGTCCCTTTGCCACCATTCACTGAACTTTGCCTGGATACCACCAGAGGAAAAAACAGAATCCTTGCTTCTTTCCTTAATTCCCATGTTGTAGATAGGACCTGAGACCCtcaagaaatgaaaaccttttagGGAATATGGGCAATCCCTCACGTTCAGGTAGGGAAGCAGGTAACAGAGATGCAAGCAAAGGGCCATGATTATCATAGTGCCTAGAACACAGTCCTATCAGAGTATTGCATCCCTGAGGGCAGTGGCCTCCCTCCTCAGGCTGGTAATAGCTCTTCTCTTCCCTGGCACTGAGCCCAGGCACAGTGGAGTCCTGGATTTCAGGTGCTCAGCGTAATTTCTAGGGTGAGAACTGATGGGCACACATTGTGGGCCATGGTTTATGGCCACAGCCTTGGGCTTTGTTATGGTGAGGAGTGGGCCATCTGGTCCCCTGCAGAGGAAGCCTTTGGTGAGCTTTCACATGGGACATTGAGCCTGTTTGGGGAAGTCCCTGCTCCTCTATCAGGATCCAGACAAGCCATCTGTCTTCAGGTACAGGAGACAGTGtcataccttctttttttttttttttttttttttttttttttttttttgcggtacgcgggcctctcactgctgtggcctctcccgttgcggagcacaggctccggacgcgcaggctcagcggccatggctcacgggcccagcggctccgcggcacgtgggatcttcccagaccggggcacgaacctgtgttccctgcatcggcaggcggactctcaaccactgcgccaccagggaagcccgtcataCCTTCTTGAAACTCTGTTTTTGGGCTGTTTTTCCTTCACTGGTATCCTGCATGGGGCTATAATTCCTTAGCATTCACTGCTGATGGCAGCATGTCATGCAGAGCTACCTGTAAACCAAGCTTGAACATTTTTGTTCTCCACCCACAGCCATCTTACTGGTTTCGGCACAAATAGGCCGTTTAGTAACTTCAGGGTTAATTCAAGCCTAATGCCATCTGTACCTGCATTTAATGGATTGTAAGGTGCTTCTAGGTGCACAGGTAAGCTGTCAGATCATACCCAGTCCGGGTTGCAGAGTTATGTGGTGTCTTATGGAAGAATGCTTAATCTCCAGTGGAACCCTAATAGTTAACCTGATGGGCAGTCTTGCTCAGAAACACCAGGATCTCTTCTGATTCTTACCTCAAGTTCCAAATACGGTTTGGATCTGCTACAGACAATGTAAGCTTGTACCTCCTAGAGAGAATCTTCTCTTGCTCAAGGCCCCGCTTAGTAGTAGATTTGAGGGCTACCCAATAAATGCATTTGGAGCACAATACCCAAATGTAAATGCTTTCACCAAAATTTGAAGAGGCCTACTGTGCTTTGTGCACAATAGGGTAGAGGGGATAGGGGACAAGTAGAATTTGTGTTTCACTTGTTGGGAGAGGTATGCTGACCCCCAAGAACTTGGTTGAGTAAGCACTTTTTTTCCCAGGATTTATGTCCCCAATCAAGCATAGGTGTTTGGGGAagttccgtggtggtccagtggttaggacttggtgctttcactgctgtggcacgagttcaatccctggtcgggcaagtaagatcctgcaagcccctGCAAGCCTCGCGgtatggccagaaaaaaaaaaaagcataggtgTTTTACCAAAACACGTAGGATTCTTGCCGCTTCCAATAGGAAAAGCAGCATGACGTCAGCAAAGTGTACCACCATTATGTCCTTGGGGTGGGTGGTCAGGGTCTTGAGGATTAGATTGTGCAGAGTTATTCACCTCTTGGGCTGGGTTGTGGTGATATACTGCTGCCAGGGCAAGGCATACTGCTAGTAGTAGTCCAAGTGGACAGAAAAGAACGTATTTGCCACGTGAATGGGTGCTGGGTGCCTCCTCAGTCTGTTCCGTCAAGTAGACCACCTAGACCTCAGTAAGCCTAAAGTCATTCCCCATATTTTTGCAGTGTACTCTATATTTTCTGTGTGTATACAATGTTCCCTGAAATCATTGGGAAATTTCCCTGTGAACTTACCCTGTGGTTATTTTCCTGACACAAGTACAGAAGTGAAATGGATACCTAGGAAACAAGCCTAGTTGACTGCTAAAAT from Mesoplodon densirostris isolate mMesDen1 chromosome 16, mMesDen1 primary haplotype, whole genome shotgun sequence includes:
- the MRPS26 gene encoding small ribosomal subunit protein mS26, whose product is MLRALSALGARPMGRPPAPFLLPVRCRKTRHDPPAKSKVGRVATPPAVDPAEFFVLTERYRQYRQTVRALRLEFVSEVRKKVHEARAGVLAERKALEDAAEHRELMAWNQAENQRLRELRMARLRQEAREQERRQAEEEARQAREAQAWAQLKEREVLQLQEEAKNFITRENLEARVEEALDSPKSYNWAITREGLVVRPQHKGS